Proteins encoded in a region of the Anopheles aquasalis chromosome 2, idAnoAquaMG_Q_19, whole genome shotgun sequence genome:
- the LOC126572243 gene encoding uncharacterized protein LOC126572243: MVWKRPESVPYPCVWHTFQAKDTDSDRLVTYRVQDLPEDRFEEAIAHMIEYFVYDEPTCRAKNIVGEKQSVKEIADLWREFVKFRLVLVCFKEGSDEIAGMNMLFVSSANDPDTYEPRGEIWRCIYDLVEYTSKQAHVFERYQVTDYLAAMGLSVAPKYRGRGIATEILRARIPLCKGVGLPLTSTCFTAVASQAAAAKAGFEETYVVSYDELQQVDERFVFPNITTKYVKVMSKRVE, translated from the exons ATGGTTTGGAAGCGCCCCGAAAGTGTCCCCTATCCGTGCGTATGGCACACGTTTCAGGCCAAGGACACGGACAGTGATCGGTTAGTGACGTACCGAGTGCAGGATCTGCCCGAGGATCGCTTCGAGGAAGCGATTGCCCACATGATCGAGTACTTTGTGTATGATGAGCCAACTTGTcgggcgaaaa ATATCGTCGGGGAAAAGCAGAGTGTCAAAGAGATTGCCGACCTGTGGCGTGAGTTTGTCAAGttccggctggtgctggtgtgcttcaAGGAGGGTAGCGATGAGATCGCCGGAATGAACATGCTCTTTGTGAGCAGCGCTAACGATCCGGATACGTACGAA CCCCGGGGTGAGATATGGCGCTGCATCTACGACTTGGTTGAGTATACCTCGAAGCAGGCACACGTCTTCGAGCGATACCAAGTGACGGACTATCTGGCAGCGATGGGACTCTCGGTAGCACCGAAGTACCGTGGTCGCGGCATTGCCACCGAGATCCTGCGTGCCCGGATACCGCTCTGCAAAGGTGTTGGGCTTCCGCTGACATCGACCTGCTTTACGGCCGTCGCCTCACAAGCGGCCGCAGCGAAAGCTGGCTTCGAGGAAACGTATGTCGTGTCGTACGATGAGCTGCAGCAGGTCGACGAGCGATTCGTGTTTcccaacatcaccaccaagtACGTCAAGGTGATGTCCAAACGGGTCGAGTAG
- the LOC126572241 gene encoding uncharacterized protein LOC126572241, with the protein MPWERPASVPYPNVWWTFEAPDPDREDGALATYRVEDVTEDRFEDVMQLYTEHFLDDEPLCAQSGIRQDAEAYEETRTFWMHAFSGKLTIVCYKEGSKELVGGNILAMSVAGDKVDYMKLVKNKKLQKLIGINEYMSEVVDLYERYGVDKYLTAYGLTVSKRFRGLGIATEMLKARVPICRAFGVKLSSTNFTAIGSQIPAAKVGFKTDLEMPCNEFVKVNPTYTLDGIKSKSLKLMSLVIDEQP; encoded by the exons ATGCCGTGGGAACGACCTGCTTCCGTGCCATATCCGAATGTTTGGTGGACCTTCGAagcaccggatccggatcgtgAGGATGGTGCGTTGGCCACGTATCGGGTGGAAGATGTGACCGAGGATCGTTTCGAGGATGTGATGCAGCTGTACACCGAACACTTTCTGGATGATGAGCCCCTCTGTGCACAAAGTGGAATCCGACAGGATGCCGAGGCATACGAGGAAACTAGGACGTTCTGGATGCATGCCTTTAGCGGGAAACTAACGATCGTGTGCTACAAGGAGGGATCGAAAGAGCTAGTCGGCGGTAACATACTAGCGATGTCGGTGGCCGGCGATAAGGTGGACTATATGAAGCTC GTAAAAAATAAGAAGCTGCAGAAACTCATCGGAATCAACGAATACATGAGCGAAGTGGTGGATTTGTACGAGCGCTACGGTGTCGACAAGTATCTGACCGCGTACGGTCTGACCGTTAGCAAGCGGTTCCGTGGTTTAGGGATAGCCACGGAAATGCTCAAAGCCCGCGTTCCCATCTGCCGTGCCTTCGGAGTGAAGTTATCGAGCACCAACTTCACAGCCATTGGATCGCAGATTCCGGCGGCAAAGGTTGGCTTCAAGACAGATCTCGAAATGCC CTGTAATGAATTCGTCAAAGTCAACCCCACATACACGCTGGACGGTATCAAGAGCAAAAGTCTGAAGTTGATGAGTTTGGTCATCGATGAACAACCATAG
- the LOC126572240 gene encoding N-acylneuraminate cytidylyltransferase A, with translation MLLHRAGIGVLLLLLLLLVWQLSSSDALEPVAALILARGGSKGIPLKNIVELQPNVTLLGRALQTIQRSALFDSIWVSTDHERIAQEAASHGASVFARSATHAQDHSSSLDATAEFLEAHPEIDRLALIQCTSPFLRVHYLEEAIVQHSSAASPCVFSVVRSYRLRWRKQKANGWLEALNFDPRRRPRRQDWSGELVEAGMFYFADRHLVMEERTFQSERCGVVEVDELDALEIDDVKDLELARLLIELH, from the exons ATGTTGCTTCATCGTGCAGGTATcggtgtactgctgctgctgctgctgctgttggtgtggcAGCTGAGCTCGAGCGATGC CTTGGAACCAGTTGCTGCCCTCATATTGGCCCGTGGTGGTTCGAAAGGCATTCCGCTCAAGAACATCGTCGAACTGCAACCGAACGTTACGCTGCTGGGCCGCGCGCTACAAACGATCCAACGGTCGGCCCTATTCGACAGTATCTGGGTATCGACGGATCACGAGCGAATTGCACAGGAAGCGGCCTCACACGGTGCCAGTGTTTTTGCTCGATCAGCAACACACGCGCAGGATCACTCCAGTTCGCTCGATGCAACGGCTGAGTTTCTCGAGGCGCATcccgagatcgatcgattggcgctAATCCAGTGCACGTCACCGTTCCTGCGGGTCCACTATCTGGAGGAAGCGATCGTGCAGCACTCGTCGGCAGCGTCTCCATGTGTATTTAGCGTAGTGCGTAGCTATCGGCTCCGTTGgagaaagcagaaagcgaaCGGATGGCTAGAAGCGCTCAACTTTGATCCTCGCCGAAGACCCCGTCGTCAGGATTGGTCCGGTGAGCTGGTCGAAGCGGGTATGTTCTACTTCGCCGATCGCCACCTTGTGATGGAAGAGCGAACGTTTCAGAGTGAGCGGTGCGGTGTCGTCGAGGTGGACGAGCTGGATGCACTGGAGATCGACGATGTTAAGGACCTGGAGCTAGCGCGGCTGTTGATTGAGTTGCATTAG
- the LOC126572239 gene encoding uncharacterized protein LOC126572239 — protein sequence MPWERPASVPYPNVWWTFEAPDPDREDGALATYRVEDLTEDRFEDVKQLYTEHFLDDEPLCAQSGIRQDAEAYEEIMMFWGHTLTQRLTIVCYKEGSKELAGANILTISSADDKKEDYMKLIKTEKLRKIIGINDHISELAELYKRYGVDKYLTAYGLSVNTRFRGLGIATEILKARVPICRAFGLKLTNTTFTAIGSQKAAAKAGFKTDVEMPCNEFVKVNPKYTLDGIKSKSLKLMSLVIDEEQVTSNTN from the exons ATGCCGTGGGAACGACCTGCTTCCGTGCCATATCCGAATGTTTGGTGGACCTTCGAagcaccggatccggatcgtgAGGATGGTGCGTTGGCGACGTATCGGGTGGAAGATTTGACCGAGGATCGTTTCGAGGATGTGAAGCAACTGTACACCGAACACTTTCTGGATGATGAGCCCCTCTGTGCACAAAGTGGAATCCGACAGGATGCCGAGGCATACGAGGAGATTATGATGTTCTGGGGGCATACCCTAACCCAGCGACTAACGATCGTGTGCTACAAGGAAGGATCGAAAGAGCTGGCCGGTGCTAACATACTGACGATATCGTCGGCTGACGACAAGAAGGAGGACTATATGAAGCTG ATAAAAACAGAGAAGCTGAGGAAAATAATTGGAATCAACGATCACATTAGCGAATTGGCTGAATTGTACAAGCGCTACGGTGTCGACAAGTATCTGACCGCGTACGGTCTGAGCGTTAACACGCGCTTTCGTGGTCTAGGGATAGCCACGGAAATTCTCAAAGCACGTGTTCCCATCTGCCGTGCCTTCGGATTGAAGCTCACGAACACTACCTTTACGGCCATTGGATCGCAGAAAGCGGCGGCAAAGGCTGGTTTCAAAACAGATGTTGAAATGCC CTGTAATGAATTCGTCAAAGTCAACCCCAAATACACGCTGGACGGCATCAAGAGCAAAAGTCTGAAGTTGATGAGTTTGGTCATCGATGAAGAACAAGTAACAAGTAACACGAACTGA